A genomic window from Chlorobium phaeobacteroides DSM 266 includes:
- a CDS encoding phosphoenolpyruvate carboxylase, giving the protein MITTTSSVINFEKAERDFTFLLQCFQEMLHDLGEKELAEHLPWKRASMRLDDYPDIERAIQAYSIFFQLLNMAEENSGAQYRRTIETEKGLSELKGLWGKNLHRLKKNGITEEEILSELSRVTVDVALTAHPTEAKRKTVLEQHRQLYILLVKRENQMWTPLEQEDIRKEIKVVMERLWRTGELLYDKPAVSAERRNIVHYLYNIFPEVLPMLDKRLLHAWQECGFAPEKLADPQTLPLLRFGSWVGGDRDGHPLVTAKVTRETLLEMRRKALALIAFHLTRLASKLSLSEKHQLPPDALEERIRTLANHLGEDGEVALIRNRHEPWRQFINLMIASLPKNPRNEHDTGNQNDIFSYGSSRELLDDLELLRQSLLNVGARHIADSDVAPVYRIVQTFGFHLASLDIRQNSEFHDLALSQLMSAAGLNGSAFLTWNEEERTAFLDRELQSPRPFTHPDMKAGPEAEAVLDCYRVLLDHCKEYGSEGIGSLIVSMTRNASDLLVVYLFMREVGLMTPFKEHDACMLPVVPLFETIEDLEKSPDIMRTFLSHPLTRRTLGMQQEMNGWEKPAQQVMIGYSDSNKDGGIFASIWNLYRAQESLLEAGKKSETEILFFHGRGGSISRGAGPTHRFLRAQPHGSFQAGIRFTEQGETIAQKYANRISALYNLELFMAGVTGELLKHRNKEKTSHELEPLMDMLSRTSNLAYRRLIEAEGFIDFFREATPIDIIEATRIGSRPSRRSGKKSLADLRAIPWVFSWNQARFSLSGWFGIGSALEQLQHEHPEACDNIRRQDASWAPLRYIISNADASLATVDTEIMREYAALVENSELRSRIFGIIENEYHKTRTMIESLYGAHLEEQRLNVSRFISLRQEGLRELHRQQIRLLKKWRKLHQTGQNKKADNLLAELFLTVNAISGGLRTTG; this is encoded by the coding sequence ATGATCACCACGACAAGCAGCGTCATTAATTTTGAAAAAGCGGAAAGGGACTTCACCTTTCTGCTCCAGTGTTTTCAGGAAATGCTTCATGATCTGGGCGAAAAAGAGCTTGCCGAACATCTTCCGTGGAAACGGGCGTCCATGCGCCTCGATGATTATCCCGACATTGAGCGAGCCATACAGGCATACTCGATTTTTTTCCAACTGCTCAACATGGCAGAAGAAAACTCAGGCGCGCAGTATCGACGCACAATTGAAACAGAAAAAGGACTATCGGAGCTCAAGGGACTCTGGGGAAAAAACCTGCATCGGCTCAAAAAAAACGGCATAACCGAAGAGGAAATTTTGAGCGAACTATCGCGGGTCACCGTCGATGTCGCCCTGACAGCCCACCCCACCGAGGCAAAACGAAAAACCGTTCTTGAACAGCACCGCCAGCTCTACATTCTTCTGGTAAAACGTGAAAACCAGATGTGGACACCACTTGAACAAGAGGATATCCGTAAAGAGATAAAGGTCGTCATGGAAAGATTGTGGCGAACCGGTGAGCTCCTGTACGACAAACCGGCCGTATCGGCTGAACGCAGAAATATTGTTCACTACCTCTATAACATTTTTCCCGAAGTGCTGCCCATGCTTGACAAACGGCTTCTTCACGCATGGCAGGAATGCGGGTTCGCTCCCGAAAAACTCGCAGACCCGCAAACGCTTCCCCTGCTTCGTTTTGGAAGCTGGGTTGGCGGCGACAGGGACGGCCACCCTCTTGTCACCGCAAAAGTAACCAGAGAGACCCTTCTGGAAATGCGTCGCAAAGCGCTTGCCCTGATCGCCTTTCATCTTACCAGGCTTGCCTCAAAGCTCAGCCTGTCTGAAAAACACCAGTTGCCCCCGGACGCACTGGAAGAAAGAATCAGAACGCTCGCCAACCATCTGGGAGAAGATGGCGAGGTGGCACTCATAAGAAACCGGCATGAGCCATGGCGCCAGTTCATAAATCTCATGATTGCATCCCTGCCGAAAAACCCCCGGAACGAACATGACACAGGAAACCAGAACGACATATTCTCGTACGGTTCTTCGCGTGAGCTGCTCGACGACCTTGAGCTGTTGCGACAATCCCTGCTTAACGTAGGAGCCCGGCATATTGCCGATTCCGATGTGGCTCCGGTCTATCGCATTGTTCAGACTTTCGGCTTCCATCTGGCATCACTCGATATCCGGCAAAACAGCGAGTTTCACGATCTGGCCCTCTCTCAGCTTATGAGCGCTGCCGGCTTGAACGGAAGTGCATTTCTGACCTGGAATGAAGAAGAACGAACAGCCTTTCTTGACAGGGAGCTGCAATCACCCCGACCGTTCACCCATCCCGATATGAAAGCCGGCCCTGAAGCCGAGGCGGTTCTCGACTGCTATCGGGTTCTTCTGGACCATTGCAAGGAGTATGGAAGCGAAGGAATAGGCTCCCTGATCGTCAGCATGACAAGAAATGCCTCCGATCTTCTTGTGGTCTATCTTTTTATGAGAGAAGTCGGCCTGATGACCCCTTTCAAAGAGCACGATGCCTGTATGCTTCCCGTCGTCCCGCTCTTTGAAACCATTGAAGACCTTGAAAAAAGCCCTGATATCATGAGAACATTTCTCTCCCATCCGCTCACCCGGCGAACTCTTGGCATGCAGCAAGAGATGAACGGCTGGGAAAAACCGGCACAACAGGTGATGATCGGATACAGCGACAGCAACAAGGACGGAGGAATTTTTGCCAGTATCTGGAACCTGTACCGGGCACAGGAGTCGTTGCTTGAGGCCGGCAAAAAATCAGAAACAGAGATACTTTTCTTTCATGGCCGAGGAGGAAGCATCAGCAGGGGCGCTGGCCCGACCCACCGGTTTTTGCGAGCCCAGCCTCACGGTTCATTCCAGGCGGGCATCCGCTTTACCGAACAGGGTGAAACAATTGCACAAAAATATGCAAACAGGATCAGTGCACTCTACAACCTCGAACTCTTCATGGCGGGAGTAACCGGAGAGCTGCTGAAACACCGCAATAAAGAAAAAACAAGCCATGAACTTGAGCCGTTGATGGATATGCTCTCACGGACAAGCAACCTTGCCTACCGCAGGCTGATCGAGGCAGAAGGGTTTATTGATTTTTTCAGGGAGGCAACGCCGATAGATATTATTGAGGCTACCCGGATAGGATCCCGTCCCTCAAGGCGTTCAGGGAAAAAAAGCCTTGCGGATTTACGCGCAATCCCGTGGGTATTCAGCTGGAACCAGGCGAGGTTCTCCCTTTCAGGATGGTTCGGCATCGGCTCAGCACTCGAACAGCTTCAGCATGAACATCCCGAAGCGTGCGACAACATTCGACGCCAGGATGCGTCATGGGCACCCCTCCGCTACATCATAAGCAATGCGGATGCAAGCCTTGCAACGGTCGATACCGAGATTATGAGAGAGTATGCCGCCCTTGTCGAAAACAGCGAACTCCGCTCAAGAATCTTCGGCATCATTGAAAACGAGTACCATAAAACCCGAACAATGATAGAGAGCCTCTATGGCGCGCATCTTGAAGAACAACGCCTCAATGTCTCCAGATTCATCTCCCTGCGTCAGGAAGGGCTCAGGGAGCTGCACCGCCAGCAGATCCGGCTGCTGAAAAAATGGCGGAAGCTGCACCAAACAGGACAGAACAAAAAAGCTGACAATCTGCTGGCAGAACTTTTTCTTACCGTCAATGCCATATCAGGAGGACTGAGAACCACCGGATGA
- the queF gene encoding preQ(1) synthase, whose protein sequence is MKKEILEVFDNTFPGRDYTIEIVNPEFTSVCPITALPDFGTIIIRYIPDKSCVELKSLKYYFLEFRNAGIFYENITNTILDDLTSVLQPREMTVITQWKARGGITETVSVTWPQKQ, encoded by the coding sequence ATGAAAAAAGAAATTCTTGAAGTATTCGACAACACCTTTCCCGGAAGGGACTACACCATTGAAATTGTCAACCCGGAATTCACCTCCGTCTGTCCGATAACAGCGCTTCCTGATTTCGGCACCATCATTATCCGCTATATCCCCGACAAGAGTTGCGTAGAACTGAAATCACTGAAATACTACTTTCTCGAATTTCGCAACGCGGGCATCTTTTATGAAAACATCACCAACACGATCCTTGACGATCTTACAAGCGTGCTTCAACCAAGAGAAATGACGGTTATAACCCAATGGAAAGCAAGGGGAGGAATAACAGAAACCGTCAGCGTCACCTGGCCTCAAAAGCAGTAA
- a CDS encoding photosystem P840 reaction-center cytochrome c-551: MDNKSNGKLIALAIGGAVLMGALFFGVSFLTGYKVPAENISNILTPLKSFTGWFSLIFFASLIIMTLGKMSSRISDKWFLSFPLGALGIVALMFAILWIRPSGFLLPTTGRTTTLDGKYIRSVGELKAFLDKPAEGSKVPKAPAGFDFDGAKALADGRCNKCHTLDSVQDALRTKFKKTGKVDVVVNRMQAYPGSGITVDEANTIMIYLVEKY, translated from the coding sequence ATGGACAACAAATCAAACGGGAAGCTTATTGCACTTGCAATCGGCGGGGCTGTCTTAATGGGGGCTTTGTTTTTTGGGGTGTCATTTTTAACCGGTTACAAGGTGCCGGCTGAGAACATCTCGAACATTTTAACACCTTTGAAGTCGTTCACTGGATGGTTTTCGCTGATTTTCTTCGCTTCGCTGATCATCATGACTCTGGGAAAAATGTCGTCACGCATCAGTGATAAATGGTTTCTCAGCTTTCCTCTCGGCGCCCTCGGTATTGTTGCCCTCATGTTTGCAATTCTCTGGATCAGGCCTTCCGGCTTTCTTCTTCCGACAACAGGAAGAACCACCACGCTTGACGGAAAATATATTCGCAGCGTTGGCGAACTGAAAGCTTTTCTTGACAAACCGGCTGAAGGCAGCAAGGTTCCCAAGGCTCCTGCCGGATTTGATTTTGATGGAGCGAAGGCTCTTGCCGATGGGCGCTGCAACAAGTGTCATACGCTCGATTCTGTTCAGGATGCTCTGAGAACGAAATTCAAGAAAACCGGAAAGGTTGACGTTGTCGTCAATCGCATGCAGGCATATCCGGGTTCAGGCATTACGGTTGATGAAGCAAATACGATCATGATCTACCTTGTCGAGAAGTACTGA